A window from Actinomycetota bacterium encodes these proteins:
- a CDS encoding type II toxin-antitoxin system HicB family antitoxin produces the protein MSNEYTAVVRREADWWVGWVEEIPGVNSQGVTREELMANLQSALAEALEMNRESSRDAAGDEFEEVKIST, from the coding sequence ATGAGCAACGAGTACACGGCCGTCGTTCGACGGGAAGCGGATTGGTGGGTCGGCTGGGTCGAAGAGATCCCGGGCGTCAACTCCCAAGGCGTGACCCGAGAAGAGTTGATGGCGAACCTTCAATCTGCGCTCGCAGAAGCTCTCGAGATGAACCGGGAGTCTTCGCGCGATGCCGCAGGTGACGAGTTCGAAGAAGTCAAGATCTCGACTTGA